A genomic stretch from Sulfobacillus thermosulfidooxidans includes:
- a CDS encoding heavy-metal-associated domain-containing protein: MERVSLGVKGMTCNHCVMTVTNALKSVDGVKTASVSLDQELAKITYDESKTSLEQLKQAVIAAGYQVE, encoded by the coding sequence ATGGAACGAGTTAGCCTCGGAGTTAAAGGTATGACCTGCAACCATTGTGTTATGACGGTCACGAATGCTTTAAAAAGCGTAGACGGAGTCAAAACGGCGTCCGTGAGTCTCGATCAAGAATTAGCAAAAATTACATATGACGAAAGCAAAACATCGTTGGAACAACTAAAACAAGCCGTGATTGCAGCGGGGTATCAAGTAGAGTAA
- a CDS encoding alpha/beta hydrolase-fold protein, whose translation MKSDIYEAHFVTLDSVSLKDNLLGDPTQRTTVVLSPQDIPPDEPLPMIWVLTGYTGRGIAYLNHNPWQENFLDRLTRLTHQGMRPIRAVLPDCFTKLGGSQYLDSPVTGPYATYLWDELRPQIESRFAVSARAVVGKSSGGFGALISVIMRPKLFQALASHSGDMFFEWSYLPDFPKAYQIIDSQGGIGPFIEAFLKRDDKPSSWISAMNIICLAAVYSPNLSKRDFPADFPLRFDTLEMDKEVWQKWIAWDPLRLVDQVPVQNTLSSLQVLYFDAGRFDEFQLQYGATQLHQKLVTYQISHQYELYDGNHFRTNHRFDHSLPLIANALWTLRT comes from the coding sequence ATGAAAAGTGATATATATGAGGCGCATTTTGTTACACTAGATAGTGTTTCTTTAAAAGATAATTTGTTAGGAGATCCCACGCAAAGAACAACGGTAGTTTTGTCCCCCCAGGATATTCCTCCTGATGAGCCACTCCCCATGATATGGGTCTTGACAGGATATACGGGACGGGGAATCGCGTATTTAAACCACAATCCCTGGCAAGAAAATTTTTTGGACCGTCTGACTCGGTTGACTCATCAAGGAATGCGTCCTATCCGGGCGGTTCTGCCAGATTGCTTTACAAAACTTGGGGGAAGCCAGTATTTAGATTCTCCCGTGACCGGTCCTTATGCCACTTATTTGTGGGATGAATTGCGTCCCCAAATTGAATCCCGTTTTGCCGTTTCTGCACGAGCAGTGGTCGGAAAATCGTCAGGAGGATTTGGGGCTTTGATTTCTGTCATTATGCGTCCCAAGTTATTTCAAGCTCTGGCGTCGCATTCAGGGGACATGTTTTTTGAATGGTCTTATCTACCCGATTTTCCTAAAGCCTACCAAATAATAGACAGCCAAGGAGGAATTGGGCCCTTTATCGAAGCGTTTTTGAAGCGGGACGATAAACCATCTTCATGGATTAGTGCGATGAATATCATTTGTTTAGCAGCCGTGTATAGTCCCAATTTGTCGAAGCGAGATTTTCCCGCTGACTTTCCATTGCGGTTTGACACGCTGGAAATGGATAAAGAAGTGTGGCAGAAGTGGATAGCGTGGGATCCCCTTCGGCTCGTTGACCAAGTCCCGGTTCAGAATACGTTATCCTCGCTCCAGGTGTTATATTTTGATGCCGGACGCTTTGATGAATTTCAATTGCAATATGGTGCGACTCAATTGCATCAAAAGTTAGTGACCTATCAAATTTCCCATCAATATGAACTCTACGATGGGAATCATTTTCGTACCAATCATCGTTTTGACCATTCCTTGCCTCTTATTGCCAACGCGTTATGGACATTACGCACATGA
- a CDS encoding DUF2250 domain-containing protein produces the protein MADVDQKELDLWKNFFTQHPIAYQLMVHTKLYGPDTPMIVHKRLLGQRSGLSIEEIRDNYQLLLEFGLMEKTSGKELDRNHLTSSIKKTLKRRQKYHTPRKTHTYYQLSRKGELVIRNLIQRNIPDSMDER, from the coding sequence ATGGCGGATGTTGATCAAAAAGAACTAGATTTATGGAAAAACTTTTTTACCCAGCATCCTATTGCTTATCAATTAATGGTCCATACCAAATTATATGGACCCGATACTCCCATGATTGTTCACAAGAGATTATTAGGACAGCGAAGCGGTTTGAGCATTGAAGAAATTCGCGATAACTACCAACTTTTATTAGAATTCGGCCTGATGGAAAAAACATCTGGCAAAGAATTAGACCGTAATCATTTGACGTCTTCAATAAAGAAAACCCTAAAACGACGCCAAAAATATCACACGCCCCGAAAAACCCATACCTATTATCAATTATCCCGCAAGGGAGAACTTGTCATCCGAAACCTGATCCAACGCAATATCCCTGATTCTATGGACGAGCGGTAA
- a CDS encoding ribokinase, which translates to MSYDIVVVGSLVVDLPVYLSHSPHLGETVVAKDSHVFPGGKGVNQAVQALKLGARVFFVGPIGRDPLGEFMQHALDDIGLKDRILLTTDAITSYAIPVIAPDSHYIIHVPGANQHITAEDLLTFENSWPTSRILLLQGELTEAANMTAIALMRHMNPLILLDPSPVEHISDALIQYSHILTPNQEELRQLASRYGWTSQNPEWICRQLLVRFSNLHAVVATQGRQGTLLVTRDNIEHISALPVEEKDPTAAGDAFNGACAYALSQGDSLYNACVLANTVGAYAASHLGAVTSLPSWNDLKTLSSQRN; encoded by the coding sequence GTGAGTTATGATATTGTAGTGGTAGGTAGTTTAGTCGTTGATCTTCCGGTTTATTTAAGTCACAGCCCACACTTAGGGGAAACCGTAGTGGCCAAAGACTCTCATGTCTTTCCCGGTGGGAAAGGAGTCAACCAAGCCGTTCAAGCCCTAAAATTAGGAGCCCGAGTGTTTTTTGTGGGACCTATTGGCCGTGATCCCCTCGGGGAGTTTATGCAACACGCCTTAGATGATATCGGACTCAAGGATCGTATTCTTCTGACGACTGATGCAATAACTAGCTATGCAATTCCGGTGATTGCACCGGATTCCCATTACATCATTCATGTACCAGGAGCCAATCAGCACATTACAGCGGAAGATCTCTTAACATTTGAGAACTCATGGCCTACAAGTCGCATCTTACTTCTCCAAGGCGAACTAACCGAAGCCGCCAATATGACAGCAATTGCCCTCATGCGGCATATGAATCCCCTTATTTTGCTAGACCCATCGCCAGTTGAACACATCAGCGATGCATTAATCCAATATAGTCACATTTTAACTCCCAATCAAGAAGAGTTAAGACAACTCGCGTCACGCTATGGGTGGACATCCCAAAATCCCGAATGGATTTGCAGACAGTTACTGGTCAGATTTTCTAACCTACACGCTGTGGTGGCAACTCAAGGCCGTCAGGGAACATTGTTGGTGACGAGAGATAATATTGAGCATATTTCAGCACTTCCTGTTGAAGAAAAAGATCCTACTGCGGCAGGCGACGCTTTTAATGGCGCCTGCGCTTATGCCTTGAGTCAAGGGGATTCATTGTATAATGCTTGTGTGTTAGCTAACACAGTAGGAGCCTACGCTGCTTCTCATTTGGGGGCCGTCACCTCTTTGCCGTCTTGGAACGACCTGAAAACCTTGTCTTCTCAGCGAAATTAA
- a CDS encoding ABC transporter permease, with the protein MHLALAPGKLILLLVLIAMGMIISRIRRYGLERDLLEGTVRTFGQLFLVGLVLNVIFQANQWYWTLLMLLLMILIASQNASRRGRGIPRIFWWTTLAIASGTILTLALLLALTIIQSTPRYVIPVGGMIIGNSMIASGLVLSRFLEDLKIKRDWVETYLSLGATPETAIQQVLSPSIKSGMIPTLDSMKTVGLVTLPGMMTGAILAGDNPISAVELQIMVMLVLATAVMITSTLLGFTLSRVAFTPSQQLIDTERGA; encoded by the coding sequence ATGCATTTAGCTTTGGCGCCAGGCAAACTGATTTTGTTGCTGGTTCTTATTGCCATGGGCATGATCATTTCTCGCATACGGCGGTATGGTCTGGAACGGGATCTGCTTGAAGGAACGGTACGCACCTTTGGGCAACTGTTTCTTGTCGGGTTAGTGCTTAATGTCATTTTTCAAGCTAACCAGTGGTATTGGACCTTACTAATGTTATTGCTCATGATATTGATTGCCAGTCAAAATGCCAGTCGACGAGGTCGGGGAATTCCTAGAATTTTTTGGTGGACGACTTTAGCGATTGCCTCCGGGACCATTTTAACATTAGCCCTTTTATTAGCTCTGACCATTATCCAATCGACTCCTCGCTATGTTATTCCAGTGGGCGGGATGATTATTGGCAACTCCATGATTGCTAGTGGATTGGTTTTGAGCCGGTTTCTTGAAGACCTAAAAATTAAGCGGGACTGGGTCGAGACCTATTTAAGCCTTGGGGCCACACCCGAAACGGCCATTCAACAAGTCCTGTCTCCGTCCATAAAAAGCGGAATGATTCCGACTCTCGATTCTATGAAAACGGTAGGTCTGGTTACCTTGCCGGGTATGATGACAGGAGCTATTTTGGCTGGAGATAATCCTATCTCCGCCGTGGAATTACAGATTATGGTGATGTTAGTACTCGCTACGGCTGTCATGATTACCAGTACATTGCTAGGATTCACTTTATCCCGTGTGGCGTTTACGCCATCCCAACAACTGATTGACACGGAGCGAGGAGCCTAG
- a CDS encoding DUF3050 domain-containing protein → MVNNHIDDDLKQLRTSLLTHPVYSHIRHMEDLRRYMQYHVFAVWDFMSLLKRLQQELTTVTIPWIPRENELYTRFVNEIVLGEESDEDGLGGYGSHFSLYLEAMKAVHADIRPIMTWISRLEHQKDWEAALRSMNIDERVKTFVHWDLSLATAGELYEVAAAFFFGREDIIPQMFLKIVDQLGNEQELERFRYYLVRHIAVDSDSHGPLAKKLVDHLCHHDSVKIQRAWEVARIALTQRIALFDAIVDSITARP, encoded by the coding sequence GTGGTTAATAATCACATCGACGATGACCTGAAACAACTGCGCACGAGCTTATTGACACATCCTGTCTATAGTCATATTCGGCATATGGAGGATTTACGCCGGTATATGCAGTACCACGTGTTTGCCGTCTGGGATTTTATGAGTCTTTTAAAAAGGCTTCAGCAAGAATTGACGACGGTTACAATACCTTGGATCCCCCGGGAGAACGAACTATACACCCGTTTTGTCAATGAAATTGTTTTAGGGGAAGAATCTGATGAAGATGGACTGGGCGGTTACGGCAGTCATTTCAGCCTGTATCTTGAAGCGATGAAAGCTGTCCATGCGGACATTCGTCCGATTATGACATGGATTTCTCGCCTGGAACACCAAAAAGACTGGGAAGCGGCCTTAAGGTCGATGAACATTGATGAACGGGTTAAGACATTTGTGCACTGGGATTTATCCCTCGCCACGGCTGGAGAACTCTATGAAGTAGCGGCAGCCTTCTTTTTTGGTCGTGAAGATATCATTCCCCAAATGTTTCTAAAAATCGTTGACCAATTAGGAAACGAACAGGAACTGGAGCGTTTTCGCTATTATTTGGTCAGACATATAGCGGTAGACAGCGATAGTCACGGACCCTTGGCGAAAAAACTGGTCGATCATTTGTGCCATCACGACTCCGTAAAAATCCAACGCGCCTGGGAGGTTGCACGGATTGCCTTGACACAGCGTATCGCCCTATTTGATGCGATCGTGGATAGTATTACCGCTCGTCCATAG
- a CDS encoding 2OG-Fe(II) oxygenase: protein MTNAVLVGETMLVASQRFERVNWSSVEWDIRQKGYSIIPKWLTKAECYTLRDLWQTPDCFCPPVEMEHHHFGYGQYRYFHYPLPEFLRQLREKMYPYLRDMAHHLWDTPKSYHYPETLDEFLDRCHNAGQNQAGVMMLHYPTGGYNLWHQDRHGSLLFPLQIILVLSESGHDFEGGKLLVQEEYAHKPPERHIIGGNIGDVVVLCTASRPKHGHGPKKSEFYHGVSKVTAGERYSLSCLFHDE, encoded by the coding sequence ATGACAAATGCTGTGCTAGTAGGTGAAACGATGTTAGTGGCATCTCAAAGATTTGAGCGTGTCAATTGGTCCAGTGTTGAATGGGATATTCGACAAAAAGGGTATTCAATTATACCGAAATGGCTAACAAAAGCTGAATGTTACACGTTAAGAGATTTATGGCAAACACCCGATTGTTTTTGCCCCCCTGTAGAAATGGAACACCATCATTTTGGTTATGGACAATACCGATATTTTCATTATCCCTTACCCGAATTTCTGCGGCAACTTCGTGAAAAAATGTATCCCTACTTGCGTGATATGGCTCACCATTTGTGGGATACACCCAAGAGCTATCATTATCCAGAAACGCTAGATGAATTTTTGGATCGCTGTCATAACGCAGGCCAGAACCAAGCAGGAGTCATGATGCTGCATTATCCCACTGGCGGATACAATTTGTGGCATCAAGATCGCCACGGTTCCCTGCTTTTTCCTTTACAAATCATATTAGTGCTTAGTGAATCTGGGCATGATTTTGAAGGAGGAAAACTCCTGGTGCAAGAAGAATATGCCCATAAACCCCCAGAGCGTCATATTATTGGTGGGAATATTGGAGATGTTGTTGTCCTCTGTACAGCTAGCCGTCCAAAACACGGCCACGGTCCTAAAAAATCAGAATTTTATCACGGGGTCTCTAAAGTTACAGCAGGTGAGCGTTATTCCCTGAGCTGTCTGTTTCATGATGAATGA
- a CDS encoding GNAT family N-acetyltransferase: MLIRAARPEDLEDIYRLVTYYANQGALLPRTRESLTAHLPHLTVAYQNNQLAGVVALHRLEPTVSEVRSLAVDPAFHKQGIGQKLVLYAVHQAEEEGYHKVIAFTRQVIFFEHCGFHAVPRESVPGKYFIDCVGCPMLTHCDEIAMERVLTVDAVRTSLTTTPASLT; the protein is encoded by the coding sequence GTGCTCATTAGAGCAGCCCGTCCCGAAGATTTAGAAGATATTTACCGGCTCGTCACATACTACGCTAATCAAGGTGCGTTGCTTCCCCGCACACGCGAATCGTTGACGGCCCATTTGCCTCACCTGACTGTAGCCTATCAGAACAACCAATTGGCCGGAGTTGTAGCCCTTCATCGGTTAGAACCGACAGTCAGTGAAGTGCGCTCACTCGCTGTAGATCCGGCGTTTCACAAGCAGGGCATCGGACAAAAACTTGTTCTTTATGCTGTCCATCAAGCTGAAGAAGAAGGTTATCATAAAGTTATCGCCTTCACCCGGCAAGTGATCTTTTTTGAACACTGTGGTTTTCATGCTGTGCCGCGCGAAAGCGTTCCCGGAAAATATTTTATTGATTGCGTCGGATGTCCCATGTTAACGCATTGTGACGAAATTGCCATGGAAAGAGTGTTAACAGTGGACGCGGTTCGCACATCGCTCACCACAACGCCAGCGTCCTTGACCTAA
- a CDS encoding G1 family glutamic endopeptidase, with amino-acid sequence MNTRIVKEIVAGGVLVGIEAFLLYGHGHLLSRNVMPSSVSPTANTVSYAPVTKLASVQSSQNWAGYEVNSGTYQSVSASWQVPELTSARGVAAQWIGLGGVNSHDLLQTGTIEQQTPNGPTADVFVEKLPDHAQNIMTVPIGSSITASIAPAGTNQWNLSITANYQGQSRTKTVTMNVSPQYAQGMETSAEWIFEDPANTQGSLYHLARTQPVTFSHVEANGQAITSANALIMTGPAGQARVEPTLMKQGAFTTQDVRGAMRQRYLVHQWQPGSGVIWQGPGASFSISGPGFSITESGYGPGFQNWGGFGSWPVPIQPVIIQSPWTPWQNINL; translated from the coding sequence ATGAATACACGTATCGTGAAAGAAATCGTCGCCGGTGGCGTATTAGTCGGAATCGAAGCATTCTTACTATACGGACACGGTCATCTTTTGAGTCGTAATGTCATGCCGTCGTCTGTTTCACCGACGGCCAATACCGTGAGCTATGCGCCTGTGACCAAGTTAGCATCGGTGCAAAGCTCTCAAAATTGGGCTGGATATGAGGTGAATTCTGGGACATACCAAAGTGTTTCGGCTTCTTGGCAAGTGCCGGAATTGACCAGTGCTCGTGGAGTTGCGGCCCAATGGATTGGGCTTGGTGGGGTAAATAGTCACGATTTGTTGCAGACCGGAACGATTGAGCAACAAACCCCTAATGGCCCAACAGCCGACGTGTTTGTCGAGAAACTTCCCGATCATGCTCAAAATATTATGACAGTGCCCATTGGGTCGAGCATCACGGCTTCGATTGCCCCAGCTGGTACCAATCAATGGAATTTGAGTATTACTGCCAATTATCAGGGACAGTCCCGGACTAAAACGGTCACTATGAATGTTTCCCCTCAATATGCCCAAGGGATGGAAACCTCTGCGGAATGGATCTTTGAGGATCCGGCGAATACGCAAGGGTCCCTTTATCATTTAGCCCGAACACAACCTGTGACCTTTTCACATGTCGAAGCAAATGGTCAAGCCATTACGAGTGCCAATGCGCTCATTATGACGGGTCCAGCGGGGCAAGCGAGGGTCGAACCGACGTTGATGAAGCAAGGGGCGTTTACGACTCAAGATGTTCGGGGAGCGATGCGCCAGCGTTACCTGGTCCATCAGTGGCAACCAGGTTCAGGAGTCATTTGGCAAGGACCCGGAGCCAGTTTTAGCATTAGTGGCCCAGGATTTTCGATAACGGAATCAGGTTACGGACCGGGATTCCAAAATTGGGGAGGATTTGGATCCTGGCCCGTACCGATTCAACCCGTCATAATCCAAAGTCCTTGGACGCCTTGGCAAAATATTAATCTTTAA
- a CDS encoding tetratricopeptide repeat protein: protein MATKFSDKAEPHYLRAVHYEDLGRIEDAIREYRMANRIKKDLIPARKRLGDLFMRLGRIEEAVQQYQKATEITSQKRKWKRILVPDEDKYSLPQVLQSLAEAYEKLGQHDQVVVTWQRIIQSPPIHPGDDAIIAWAHQQLEREGIHENYEK from the coding sequence GTGGCGACAAAATTCTCTGATAAAGCGGAACCGCACTATCTACGCGCCGTTCATTATGAAGATTTGGGCCGGATCGAAGATGCTATTCGCGAATATCGAATGGCCAATCGTATAAAAAAAGACTTAATACCAGCCCGAAAACGGTTGGGAGATTTATTTATGCGACTCGGTCGGATTGAAGAAGCCGTTCAGCAGTATCAGAAGGCAACAGAGATTACCTCCCAAAAACGGAAATGGAAACGCATTCTTGTTCCGGATGAGGATAAGTATTCGTTACCTCAAGTACTGCAATCTTTGGCTGAAGCTTACGAAAAATTAGGGCAGCATGATCAAGTTGTTGTCACCTGGCAACGCATTATCCAAAGTCCGCCCATTCATCCTGGGGATGATGCCATTATTGCGTGGGCCCATCAGCAATTGGAACGAGAAGGAATTCATGAGAATTATGAAAAGTGA
- a CDS encoding ABC transporter ATP-binding protein: protein MSIIMCEHLAFRPSNAPKDILRDISFQLERSQLLMIVGPSGSGKSTLLRLLNRLDDPNHGQRWFMDKPYEQWPIPLLRKRVGLALQGAVMLEGSVLDNILAGPRIWKETVNPEDYLDMVSLPKSYLQRSARELSGGERHRVALARILANRPDVILLDEPTAALDPKSRIEIGDLIQNLFRQWQGRLAVIWVSHFLDEVERYADDILYLESGTVALHGQWHEIGQDITERFFGTSQQGVLS from the coding sequence ATGAGTATTATTATGTGCGAACATTTAGCGTTTCGGCCTTCAAATGCGCCAAAAGATATTCTTCGTGATATTTCCTTTCAACTCGAACGGTCCCAACTGCTGATGATTGTTGGTCCATCGGGATCAGGAAAAAGTACGTTGCTCAGGCTCTTAAACCGGTTAGACGATCCGAACCACGGGCAAAGATGGTTTATGGATAAACCCTACGAACAATGGCCTATTCCTCTCTTACGTAAACGCGTGGGTCTGGCGTTGCAGGGTGCCGTTATGCTAGAAGGCAGCGTATTGGATAATATTCTGGCCGGTCCCCGGATTTGGAAAGAAACAGTCAATCCCGAAGACTATCTGGATATGGTATCTCTACCCAAAAGTTATTTACAGCGCTCTGCTCGTGAACTCAGCGGAGGCGAGCGTCACCGGGTTGCACTAGCCCGAATTTTGGCCAACCGTCCCGATGTGATTTTACTCGATGAACCCACTGCGGCATTGGATCCGAAAAGTCGCATTGAAATTGGGGATTTGATTCAAAATTTGTTTCGACAATGGCAGGGTCGCTTAGCAGTTATCTGGGTGAGTCATTTTTTGGATGAAGTCGAGCGATACGCGGATGACATTTTATATTTAGAATCCGGGACGGTTGCTTTACACGGGCAATGGCATGAAATTGGTCAGGACATTACTGAGCGGTTCTTTGGGACCTCTCAGCAAGGAGTGTTGTCGTAA
- a CDS encoding DedA family protein: protein MHHTVALPGFIRAVEPFLHHYGYFAIFLGVLLEDFGLPLPGETIVLTASILAGQRVFNIVDVIVIASLGGITGDTLGYFLGLRFGHRLLIRFAQYIGLRQEWLRRFNHWILHRGVWLVVIARFIDGLRQLNGWIAGANGIIWTRFIPLNVLGAVLWVSAWALSGYFFSGKILAVMERFNQVDVFFVILGGLGILTPVALHYFRRVRGRSRPSTLKDNS, encoded by the coding sequence ATGCATCATACTGTTGCTCTGCCGGGGTTCATCCGGGCTGTTGAACCCTTTTTGCACCACTATGGATATTTCGCCATTTTCCTTGGGGTCTTGTTAGAAGACTTTGGGTTACCTCTACCTGGAGAAACTATTGTTCTAACGGCCAGTATCTTGGCAGGTCAGCGAGTCTTTAATATTGTCGATGTCATCGTGATTGCATCTCTTGGCGGGATTACCGGGGATACTCTAGGATACTTTTTGGGATTACGATTCGGCCACCGCTTGCTTATCCGTTTTGCCCAGTATATTGGATTACGTCAAGAATGGCTCAGACGATTCAATCATTGGATTTTACACCGGGGCGTGTGGTTGGTCGTCATTGCCCGATTTATTGACGGTCTTCGCCAGTTAAATGGATGGATTGCTGGAGCTAATGGCATCATTTGGACGCGATTTATTCCTTTAAACGTGTTGGGTGCAGTACTGTGGGTGAGTGCATGGGCATTATCTGGGTATTTTTTTAGCGGAAAAATTCTGGCGGTGATGGAGCGATTTAACCAGGTTGATGTCTTTTTTGTAATTCTTGGCGGACTAGGAATTCTTACGCCGGTGGCTTTACATTATTTTCGGCGCGTTAGGGGGCGATCACGTCCTAGTACCCTGAAAGACAATTCTTAA
- a CDS encoding TrmB family transcriptional regulator: MSENSGEARCSTPTPQNRWDKNAMSNEQIIEQLQSFGFSPIEARVYLTLASEKSALTGYQIAKMANLPRPNVYPALKRLVRRGACVEQPEGSSIRYMAVPFTVVGQSHVKNLQMQVEQLAQMIPEPSEENMVTRVEGTEALLVHGRRLIERATTHLDVGSSVGLITLFVNDLAKARERGVHQRYLCFDNCPVPGCGLCVAPLPITLENFRQTGWLTMIRDKQEALIVTGYPARPQVLLTTMEPVIFSLNMLINLRESLISVSKTPH, from the coding sequence ATGTCTGAGAATAGCGGTGAGGCCCGCTGTAGCACGCCAACACCACAAAACCGATGGGACAAGAATGCCATGAGCAATGAGCAGATTATTGAACAACTACAATCGTTTGGTTTTTCCCCAATTGAAGCCCGGGTTTATTTGACACTCGCAAGTGAGAAGAGCGCACTAACCGGTTATCAGATTGCGAAAATGGCTAATCTACCCCGTCCCAACGTTTATCCGGCCCTCAAGCGGTTGGTCCGCCGGGGAGCCTGCGTTGAACAACCGGAAGGCTCCTCGATTCGTTATATGGCGGTCCCCTTTACCGTCGTGGGCCAGAGTCACGTCAAGAACCTGCAAATGCAAGTCGAACAATTAGCTCAAATGATTCCTGAGCCTTCCGAGGAAAATATGGTCACACGAGTCGAGGGAACCGAAGCTCTTCTCGTTCATGGGCGCCGGCTCATTGAACGTGCCACAACCCATCTCGATGTCGGCTCATCCGTGGGGTTGATTACCCTGTTTGTCAATGACTTGGCTAAAGCCCGTGAACGGGGAGTCCATCAGCGCTATTTATGTTTTGATAATTGCCCGGTGCCTGGATGCGGATTATGTGTCGCCCCGCTTCCCATCACATTAGAAAATTTTCGCCAAACCGGATGGCTAACCATGATCCGTGATAAACAAGAAGCCTTAATTGTTACTGGCTATCCTGCGCGTCCTCAGGTTCTTCTCACAACGATGGAACCTGTGATTTTCAGTCTCAATATGCTGATTAACTTGCGAGAATCTCTGATATCCGTATCGAAAACACCGCATTAA